TCGTTTTTAAAAGTCATTGATTCCGAACGCCTTTAGGCAAGTGTGTGCCCTCCAATCCATGCTGGACAcaggccccacccctgccttTTCTGACACTCCTGGCTCACTCTTGTATCTGCCTCCCTGCAAAGACATTTGAGGCTGAGACCCTGGGTTAAAGGCCCCAGGCTAAGACGGCCACCACATCCAGGTCTCCAGAGCACCATCCTGTCATGGGGAAAGGAACTACTCACAGCCCATCAGTAACACCCACCTTGTCTGTCTCGACACAGGCTCAGCTTGCCCACTGGGTCCGTGGCCAGAACTGCCTCTCCCTGGACCAGCTCAGCATCTCAGGGCCAGAGGGGCTCGGCTTTGTCTGAGGATGCTTTACTACTTTAGATGGGTCAATACTTTCACCTAGTGCCTGTCAGTTTCTGCAGGACCCAGAGTCAGGCTGGCCCTTTAAGGTGACTTTGCACACCTCTGCTGATTCGCTAGGTCCCAATTTCTTCATCTAACTCTCGGTGAGCCCAGCTTGTTTCCCTCATTTCCTCATTCTTAGGGAAATCCTCAGTCTAGAGACACAGAGATAGCGGAGGTCACTGTTCCCAtgttacagacagggaaactgagctTCAGAGTGGAAAGTGAGCTTCAGGGAGTCCAGCGGAGCTGGAATTTGAGCCTGGGTCTGTGTGGCTCTGAGTTAGGGGCACTCCAAGGGAGGCCTGTGTGTGCTGCGGGGGACAGGGGAGCCAGAGTGGAGGCATGAGCGGAGGACAATGCCACAGGTGGGGAAGCCTCAAAGCCAAGCTCGGACCCTCTCCCCGTCGGGCTAGGGCACAATATCTGGCTGAGAGGTGTGGAGGGACCACCACAGCAATGAGTTGGCCTCTGAAGTCCAACATTCTGAGATCCTTTCCCAGTTCTGCCCCTGCCTGCTTTGTCCCCTTGGCCTGTCTCCAGGCCTCCCAGAGCAGTTAGAGGACTCAACCAGGGGGTGTGTGCAAAAGCGGCGTTCATCGCAGCCGATCTGTTCAGGGAGTCTGCACAGGTCCCTTCTCTGCCGCCTCTCTCTGCTGCGGCAGGGCGGAGTGTGGATGCAGCCAGCAGGGGGCCCTGCTGCTGAGGCCGCCAGCGCCTCTGGGCCCTGCACCACATTCACTCGTTCCTCCATCCTCCCAGCAAACAGCTCTCGTGTCTTTTTGGTACCCAGGAGCATTTTGGGCAATTCCaagagcagagaggggaggctCAGCCCGTGCTGGAGAAGCCTACAGTCAGGAAGAGGCACTGTGATGGAGAAGGTGGGGTAGGAGCGGGAGCTCAGAGGACGGACCATGACgtgcagaggaggcaggaaggcttCTCGGAGGAGGAGGCTTTTGAAGGTGACTTTCCAGGAGGAGCGGCGGTTTGGCTCCCACTCTGCAGACCCTCGCAcctccctgcagccccaggcAGAGTCTCCCTGAGTGTTCATCACCCCCATGCCTCCACCCAGGTCACCAGCTTCTGTGAGCCCCGAACTCCACGTCCCAGCCCTCCGTGCACAGAGCTGGAGGCCAAAGAGTCTGCTCGGGTGCGAGATGGAGAGGAGCCAAGTGTGCACCTGCACAGAGGGGAGAGAAAGCCCAGGCTCTGGAGCCTGACACGTGGGGTTCCTACACTCCCTAGCCACGTGTCCTTGGGCGAGTCACCTCCCTGTCCCTCGCCCCCCATGCCCAGCCTCCGTTTCCTCTGTAAATGGGGGTAACAACAGTCCTCACCTATACAGCGCATGTCTCCAGTGTGGCGCTCTCGGCACCCATCTCTCTGATCTATAAACTGGCGTGTTCTGTGAACCGTCTCATCGCATCCCCTGGTGGGGACCACGCCGTGCCCCCTGCGGCGGGACGTTCCCCTGGAAGGGCTGCTCAGACTCAGCTTTGCTCTGCTTTGGGAAGAGACTGCCTTGGGTGTTTGTGTCAGAGCCACAGAATTTTCACGAAGTGGGTGGAATTCTAGAAAAGTTATCTCCCAGGGCTCAGGAATGAGTCAtccggggcgggggggcggggtgggaggaGAAATCCCTCACTGCTCAACCTGCAAAGGGGATCTCTCCGGCTTAACGCACACATTCGGCGGAAGCCCAGTCTGTATCCAGCTCCACCGTTTACGAGCCGTGTGACTGACAAGTCACacccctccctgagcctcggtCTCCTTGTCCATCAAATGACAACAACAGGAGTCCCAGGCTGTTGTGGACATATTTCTGTCATTTGTTCAATTTCTCCAGACAGCCTTCTCCCTCTCTGGGGATCTCCTTCTCCTCCAAACTCTGGTTCAGCAAGGGCTGTCTGGCTTCCATGATCCTGTCCCTTGGCTACAAGTGACTGGCCCACAGGTGGACACCTGATTAGAGCCAGGCCAATCAGAAGCCTTCCCTGTTctattcagttttattttgaatCAGAACTAAGAAAACAGCTGTGGGCTGAGAAGCTCAGGAGTTGTCATCGGCCACGTGTCCTTCCTCATGGCAGAGTTAGTCTGTGGAAagaaaggcaggagagagagagagtcagcagTCCTGGCAGGATTTGGGTCCCTGGTTCCAGCTGTGCCTGGGCCCACTAGCCCTGCCCACAGTCTGGAAGTTCACCCCTCCCTTAGATTCTGAGAGTCACCTCGCTGGTTGGCATTGGTTTCTATAGATATACGGTCTCACAAGGATGTGCGTGGGATAAAATGAGCTAAAGTGTGTGAAGCGCTCAGCTTAAGGCCTGGCCCACTGCAGGCTCAGTGGGCATGAATTCCTTTCCCTTAATGGGCACCAGGGAAGGATGGGGGTTTGGCAAGACACCAGGAAGATGTGAGGCATTAGCCCTCGTGAAGTAATGTAACTCAGCAGCTCCTGGGAAACTGGAGTCAGGTGCCTTGGGACCCCTGCAGAGCCCCACAGGAGACCAGAATGAAGGCCCAAGCAGAGTATTTGGTGGAGAGGAAAGGATAGggctaagaaaaaaattcctgccCTATCCATTTGTGGAAGGAAAAATTGTCAACAGGTACTCCCTCTGTGCCAGGGATGTATGCTGGGGTCCCTGGAGGCCCATCTTCTGGATGGGTGCCAGGAAAGGCTTTCCAGAGAAGGGACATCTGAGCTGGGTTTtgagggatgagtaggagtttgctaAACAGGGAAGGGACATTGGACTATCACTATCAATCAACCACTACTATTAGTACAGAGCTGATGAGTATGGGGATTCTGaccacctgggtttgaattctgcctCAACCAATCTTCATACTCTTCTATGCTTCTGTTCCTTATTTGCAAAAGGGAATAGGGATTTGCTTTTagtattaagtgagataatatatgtaaagcactcagAAAAATGCTCTGGCAGAAAGCTGTGGTTAAGCACTCAGTGAATGTTTAGCTCAGCAAAGCCTTGACATCATCAAATGCAATCCACTTAAAATGATTATAGCTCTCCCCATTTACTGAGCCCTTAATAAGTTCTAAGCATGGTGCTAAATGCTTAGCATGCTTTGTCTCactgaatcctcccaacagctcCAGGAGGAGAGTACTATTATCCCCGTCAAAGATAGAAAaacagaggctctgagaggtcaGGATTCTTGAGTCTGTGTGGAACAAACACAGCAGGGGTTCAAACCCAGTATTATCTAAGGACCCTGGCCCTTggcccagagagagggagggaatagCCTGAGAACACACAGCAAGGGGCTGGGGTGCCAGACTCAAGGGCAGTAATCTGGTGGGGGGCCCTCGAGGTCTGCCTCCCTCTTTATAACAACACGTCTGTTACCAGCATCAGAGAACCAGGAGCAGTGATGGAGGTTACTGAGGGACCAGCTAAGCCCTTCCcagcccgcccccccccccccccgcaccctCTCCCACTCCAGGGCGGGCCCAGGCGGGCCTGGGGCTCCCTGGCCCGGGAACAGGGCTAAGGAAGGGCCTGGCGGCTGGCCGCACCCCtgttcccctcccttccccaccccccattGCTTCCGTCAAAGGTCCTTGTAGAAAATTCCAGCCACGCCCGCCCAGCCCCTGGACTGGGTTTTTCCAGTGGGGTGGGAGCAGCAGGGCACGTCCCAGCGGCCGGCGAAGGCCCCGGAGGGGGTGGCGAGCGGGCAGCCCCCACGGCCCCTGCTCAGGGCTCCAGGCCCGTCGTtgtccccagggcccccagccaGCCTTGGCTCTTGGGGACGGGCGGGCCTTCCGAGGGAGCCGGCTCGGGACGTCCTGGCAAACAGGAAATGAGACAAAGGCGGTCGCTTATCGAGCCCCCGCATTCCTTTCAGGTGATGCCCCAGTGGCCCGGAGGACACGGCTGTCCTTGAGGGGCTGCCCGCCAGGGAGGAAGGACCTCTGAGCCGCTCCCCTCCGTGACTCAGGCTACCCCTGCCTTCCAGTcagccgggggtgggggtgaggaggatTCCTGCCGTGGGAGCCCTCCCCACACACCCTCCCTGGGCTTTTGAAAGGAAGGGACACCATGGTGACATCTGTTCCTAGAGGGATGGGCTGGGGCCGAGTCTtaggagggaaggggaagaggaagacaggTCACATTCACTCAACCATCCCACAACTGTAATGCCACCTTCTATCAGGGCACAGATGTGGGTACCAGGACCCACTAATGAACCAGAcccagtccttgccctcaagggATGTCCTACAGAGGAGGTAGGTAGACGCCCAGATGAGTGAAACACTGGGTGGAAGGGCAGGGTGCAGATGAGCTCAGGGAGGGCCTGTCTGCGCCgtgctgggtggggctggggtgctTTGGAGAAGCACGGGTCCCTTGCCCAGCCCCTGGCGCATCAGCAGCCCTCCACAGGTACTGTCTGAACGAAGGAATCCTGGCGTTAGCTTTGAAATAGCAGTGGGACAAGGGGTGGGTGGAACGGAAGGGCACAGGGACTaggggaacagcatatgcaaatgTCCGATGGTCCGCATGAGTACTGGCATGGCGGAGCCGTGAGGACTCTGCAGGTGCCTGGGCACTGGGTGAAGAAGCTGGTGAGGAGGCCCACGGGGTAGGTTCTGATGGCCTTGAAAGCTAGACTGAGGCCTGGGGTTATTTTGCTGGCACTgagaggctggggaggtggggtaGAGAGAGGGCTCGGAGAggcaggcccagcccagcccagggtcAGCGGAAGGAGAGGGGGGACCCCTTCGCCTGGGTGGCTTGGAGAGGCTGATCTGCGGAGACAGGGGCTCCAGCTTCTGTGGGGCTGTGCCCCCCTTGCCTGCTGGGCACTGGCGCCAGTTCTGCCGATTGGTGGGTTGGGCTACCCCCTCAGGCGGCGCTGACTCagcgtctgaaaggtggttcccaCAGCCCACATCTCCCTGGGAGCCAAAGGCTATGCCATCCATGCCCCTCCTCCAAGTGGGTCAGTGCCCAGGGCCACTGACAGGCTGAATGGAGGCTAAGATTCCTAGTCCACCCACCCCTGCCAACCCGCAAGGCCTCAGGCAGTCCTTTCTGCTGTCTAACCACACACCACCCCAACTGGGATGGCTTTCCACTCCCAGAGGTCCCAAGGTGTGATAGTTATCAATACTtcgtttttattttaaaacagtgaaaagaaaaataaatatctttgaagAATAAGAGTACAGGGGtagggaggtggggctggagactTGGGGGTGTCCTGGCTTCGGTGGTCTTGCGCGGGGGTGCCAGGGGCCTGGGATCTGCAGGCCGGCTcctcccagccaggccctgccccGTCCCCGCTGGGAGGTCCGGGGGCTCCGCCACCCTCGCCTGCCCGGGGCTCCAGGCGGGGCGCTGCGTCAGCGGAACCCGCGGCGGATTAGACCCGTGGCGCCCGCTGCGCCCCCAGCTccggcgggcgcgcggggcggggggcgccGCCCCACCGGGGCTCTTCTGTCTGCAGGCCCGGCGTGGTGACCGCGGCCTCAGTGGTGCCCCATGTCCTCCATGCCCACGCGGCCCCAGACGCCCAGCACGAAGCTCTCGATGTCGCACTCGTTGGCACCACGCACGATGCGGAAGTGGCCCCTCTCGCCCCAGGCTGGGCCCCAGGAGTTGGCGGCCGTCTGGGAATGAGGAGGGGTCGTGAGAAGGGGACTGGGAgtaaagggaggaggaggggagggtcgGGACCGGCGACAGCGCGGCCGGGCACGCGGCGGAGGGACTCACCCAGTATTTGAGCGTCCTTCCGTCTGGCAGCgtctcctctccccacctgcgGGGCGGAGTCGGGAGGGGAAGGACGCTGACTCCACCAGCTCTCAGGGGCTCAACCCCCCTGGGGCCTTCCCTATCCAGGCCCCTGTTGCCTTTGGCGACAGTGGGTACACCCTTAGGACTTGGATGGGTCTCCGTCCCTCTCTGCACTTCCCCCAGTCTGCATGTCTCTAAGTCTGTGTATGCGCCCAGGGTGGGGGAAGGCACCAAAGGGACAGCTGGAGGGGCCAGGCAGAAAAGGAGGGACCCTGGGACTCCACCCTCCAGGGACCCACACCCTGGGGACCAGTTCTGTGGGGACTCACACATttgcctgccctccctcctcactTGGGGTGCTAGGGACCAGAAGGAAGAGACTCAGAGAACGTGGGTATCTTAAAACCCCAAACTCCCACTGCAAAGTACCTTTCATTGGTTGGACAATTGGAATCGGTGACTCTAGCATCTCCCCTTATATCAGGTGGGGAAACAGGGCTGGGGGAGTGAGTCAGGCAGAGTCCCGACAGGTGCCGAGATGGGGGGAGGTCTTGCAGTTCTTGAATCCTTGTGTCTCTTTCACTGGGGCTCATTTTATCCCAGTGTGTAAGGAAAGAACACTTCCTAGAACACCTTAAAGGCCCCCAACTCTCGGTACGACCCAAGACGAGTCCGTCCTCTTTTTGAGTCTCGGggtggcttcctcctctttgaaatgGGCCTTTGCAGAGAGATGGTGAGGACTCAAGGCAGGCTCAGAGCCCTCAGCCCCCTCTGCCCACCAAGCCCCTCACCCTGTGATCTTGACCGAGTGGGTCCCATGCCGGCGGTAGCGTTCCGGCCTCCCATGGCTCACTGGCGTGTGGCTGTAGACGCCGCCCTGGTACAGGAAGAAGTCCTCGTGCACCTCCATGAGGGCTGTGGGCAGAGGTCAGAGTGGGGCTGGCTCCGCCTGTTAGCACAGGCACCCATGCCCAGGCCCCAGGGCACTCATCCTCTCTCGGGAGCAAGACTCGAAGTGCCTCTTCCGGTGCTGCTCGAGAGAAGGGGACAAGATCCCCCACTCCCGGCCCCAGGGGACCTGCTGCTCAATGCCGTACAGATTGCTTGTGCTGCTGTGCCCAGTCTCAAGCAGGCACGAGCTTCTGGAaccagggggcaggaggaggggcattTACCTTGGACAGGGCCGTTCTCCATCAGCTCCTTCATGATCTCCTTCTCCTGGAGGGAggcggtggggaggagaggaTTCATCATGGGGGAGGCTCCAGCCTGTGGCTAACCTCCCAGCTCTCCGCCCTCTGCCCCCCACCCAAGAGCAGACTTACACTGGAGCCGAGGCGGTAGGCAGGAGTGACCTGGTAGATGTCATTGGTGTGGACACGGCTATTGGGACAGTGGGCAGTGGCCTGGCGCTTGCCCCGACCCATGGCCCGACTGTGCATCATGCagcggggggcggggccagccTCATCCCGCTCACGACCGGAGAAGGGGTAGCAGTGGTCAGACACAACCCTggtggggcagcaggagggagcgACAGCAGAGTGAGCACGGTGCGCCACCGCCCGGGCCTGGCCTGCAGGATGCTTCCTAAGAGCCCCGCTTCGTGCCCTCGTACCCTGCCCACTGCCCCCTGCTGCTCACCCTCTACGTCGCAGGAACCACCAGGCGCCATCAAGATGCCCGCCGCGGCAGCCCTGCTGGTTGTGCGTGTCACAAGACAGCAGGTTCTGGGGTGACAGGACGGGTGTCATGTGCCCCAGAGAATGGATTGAGACGCGATCCGATGCCACggctggtgggggaggcagaggggccaTCAGGGGGCTCAGGCCTTGGTGCCCCTTTCCCACCACGCCAGCCCCCGACCTTGGACAGACCTGCAGTGGAGAATGCCCAGGAGCCCGCACAGTTGCCCTGGTCGAGAGGCTCATGAATCAGGTTGGGCCACTTCTCAGAGGCCTCGAAGGCTGTGGGTAGCACCTCCCCTGGGCCCAGCACGGTCTGCAAAGCAAAGGTCATTctgtctgcctcctgcctctgacCCGACCTGACCCTCAGGAGCCTGGTGGCATGGGAGGGCTACCAAGAGTCCAGGGCCTCCTGCAGCCCTCCTGATCCTGAGCCCTCCTGCTGAGAGATTCCAGCAGCCTCCACGCTGACTCAAGTGGAAGATCCAGGCACCATTTAGTGCCTCTCTAGTGTCAGGTAGGAGGTGACTAGTTTTAAAGATGGGACAACGGAGGCCAGGAACAGGGAAGTGGCCAGGCCAAGGTCACCCCGCTTTCCAGCCTCAACTTGTGCCTCATTCCTGCTTTGCGGCTTCTGATCTGCCTCATCCTTCTTCCCACCAGGACCTTGGGCTTCAGGCCCCaaagggcaggggagggaagaagcAGAAAGGTCTCGTGACCAGGCAGGCTGCCAAGGTAAACAGCAGGAGGCAGAAAATAGCAGAGGCCCAGGGGAGTAAGGGCAGGGGCAGGGTCTGGTCACCCCAGCCTTCAGCTGAAGTCCCTCTGCAGGGAGGGCCACTCCGGCCAGCAGCTGCCTCCTCCTTGCCCACCACTGATGGATGGAGCCTCCAGCATGTGCCCCAGCCCTGTCCCGCTGAAGCGTCCCTTCTTTACCCTTTGACTGTTCTGGGTCTGGTTTCATTTCTCCTCCTAGAGGGTCCCCCGGTGGGAAGGAAgaagccccctcctccctcagttCCACTGAGTCGGCGTTTGTTTCCGAGAATTGCTGCTCTCTGGCCAGAGCTGGAGGAGTATCTGTCCCTCCTTCTCAAAATACCAAAGTGACCTCCTGGCCCCTTGGGCCCTGACCCAGCCATACTGGGACCAACAGCATTTTTCCCAGGctggggaggccagggagggacTGATGCTGGGACCACAAATCTCAGAAGCTGAGCATCAGTTCTTCCAATGCAGCACATTTTTTTATAGGCAGGAACTAAAGGCCCGGAGAAGGGGAGTGACTTGCTCAGTGGCACACAGCCTTTTGGTGGGAGATAGGCCTAGGCCCTTGGAGGAACAGGGCACAGAGTGCAGGGGCCCTGGGGTCCTAGGCCATGGGGAGATGGCAGGATTGTGGGCAAGGATGGACTTACGTGAATCTCATTCATGCTGGTGACGGAGGAAGAGGGGCGGATGGTGCCCAGGCGGTAGCGAATACCCTCATCCAGGGTCATGCCCCAGAAGGCACTGTGGTTCCCAGCCCTCCAACTGAAAGAGAGGGGATGGAAGTCACAGACCTGCCAAGGTTGGGGGTCCTGGAGGTACACGCATGTGGGTGGAGGAGACACATATTGGCTAAGTGTACAGATGAATAAGATGGGAGTGTGGGTGTGCCTGGCAGGGCATGCATCTCGGGCGGAACGTACGCGTGTGGTACATGCTCGTGCATGCATGCCCACCGGGGGCATCGCCAGGGCCTCTCACCCGTAGTTGCCCTGGTTGATGGCGTTGATCATGTCTTGGTCCACCAGGCATGGCTCCTGGTCACACTCCCACTGCCCTTTCTCCTGGCACGTGCTGGGAcaacaggagagaaggaagaggtgagTGCGGGCTGGCACCCTGTGAAGGGAGGAGGCCTCAGAGGCCAACAGGAGCCCCGGATTCTGCACCAGCGTCCATGGGAAGACCCCTAGCGGATCCCCTGTGGCCTGGTGGCTTTAAATGTCAACTTCACGTTCACGATTCTCAAGTTTGTATCTGCTGCCTGATCTCTCCCCAGACTCCAGATTCAAGAATGTTGCTGCCACTCGTCTTCACCACGGGGGTGTCTACCAACAGGTCAGACTGGACACATCCCAACCCGAATTCCTGACTCCCTCCTCCCATGCCTGATCCTCCCCGAGTCTTCAGAAAATGGCCACTCCATCCTTGCTGgagctcaggccaaaaacctggGAGTCACCCTGGACGCTTTCTCCCACGTGCCGATCCAATTCATCGGCAGGTCCTCTTGGCTGTCCCTTAAAaacacacccagaatccaaaccacgTCTCATTCCTTCCTGCAGCCACCGTGGTCCTCTCACCCTTCACCTGGGTTACGCCGCTGCCTCCTCACTGTTCCCCCCGCTTCTGCCCTGTACCCTCTTCCAGTACATTATTAACACCGCTGCCAGAGTGATCCTGTTAAACCCGAGTCATATCATGTCATTCCTCTGCCCAGAACCCTCCACTGGCCGCATGTCGCAGGATAAGAGCCAAGTCCTTTCCGTGCTGCCAAGGCCCTGCATGATCTGTCCTCTTGTTCCCTCTCTGACCCTCTCCTTGTCCTGGTTCCTGTGGCCCcagccaggctggccccctgactGTTCACACCGGCcgtgctcctgcctcagggcctttgagcGGCTCCTCCTCCATCATCCCCACGGCTCACTCTCACATCTTGCAAGTCCTTATTCCAATGTTACCTTCTCAGGGAGGCCTGCCCTGGCCACCCCATCTTAAAGTTCAACATCTTCCACCCTTTCTAGCCTgcttccctgttttatttttctccttagcatgTCATCGCTATCTGACATAGtatatatttagttatttataGTGCTTATAACTGTTTCCTCATACACTCTGAGGTCCTTGAGGTCCAGTATTGTTTGGTATCTTTAGTGCCTAGAAAACAAAACCTAGGATATAGCAGtcacccaataaatgtttgttgaatgactgaatgaatggagGCAATATACAGAAGTGACTAAAACCACGGGTTCTGAAATGCAAATCCTAGGTTCTGATCTTAGCTGACCGGTCATGTGTCCTCGGgtaagttatttaaactctctctCCCTCGATGTTCTTGGCTGTAAAATGAGGACGATAATAGTACTACCTTCCAGGAATTAAATAGCAGGCttgtaaaatatttagcacagggcctggcccatctTAAGTGCTCAAGAACTGTTATCTACTATTATTGTTCTCATGACAGGAACCCCGACCCCCCCTCTTGAGTTTCACTCATGTCCAACTGGCCTCCTGACACTCTCTGAGTGTGCAAAAGGCATCTGAAACTGAAAATAGCCAAAACTGTCCCCCCCAGGCCAgctccccctccaccctccactcAGAAAATGGCACCGCCCAGCTGTTCAAGCCAgagcctcaccccccacccccaatgccATCAGCAGGTCCCGGGACACACATCACAGGAGGCTCTGAATCCATCTttctcccacccctgccctgccacCCCCCTCTCCGCTCCCGCGTCACCTCTCGCCTCACCCAGGCGATGGCTTCCTAACCAGGCTCCCTGCCTCTTCGAGATCCCCACAGCACCCCCACAATCCATTCCCTACCTCCTCTAAAGCCAGAGACATCTCTGAAGAATGCGAGTCAGACTGTGTGCTCACTGAGTGGCTTCCCATGACACTCAGAACAGAATACAAAGTCCTCTGCACAGCTTTTGAGACCCATGGGATGGGCCCTGCGCCTCCTCGGGACCTCTCTCCCCATTTCGCAGCTCCAGCTGAAGTGAGCTGGAGCCCACTTCCCAGCCTGGGCCACTTGTCCCCTAGTCCATCCATCTCCCTGGTATCAGCATAAATGTCTCTTCCCGAGGGGCCTTCCCTCACCCTCACCCGCCTCTAAACTGGGACCCCGTTCTTCTGTTTTCTCCCGTCACACGTCTAACAGGTGGTAATGACATGTTTATCTGCGTGCGTGGTCCTTCACCATTAGACTGGAAGCCCCAGTGCAAGGAGGGGACTGTCTGGTGCATTCTGGCTGAATCTCCTTGACgcagtgcagtgcctggcacatagtaggcctttAATAAGTAGGTGTCATCTCAACAGTTGAATTCTACGCTGCTTTTACAAGCTCATAACTCTGCTATTACAAGATGCTAAACTGTGTCGTTCCAAGCCTGCCCAAGGCTCCCGCCTCCCATGTTGCCTTTTAAGGAGGCTCAAGGGGAACCTTGTATGGCTGGGCTCTCCAGCCCCAGGAGACTATGGGGGAGGGGGGCTCCCCAtgtccttcccttccccatctgGCTCTCTAAACAACTTTGGAGGGCTCATACAGCCTGGAAGGTCCACAGATACTGCCCCCCACCCTCACTCAGGTGTGGGGCACTGCAGGGAACACAGTTGCCCAGAGCTGGCCTGGAGGGGGAGGTCAGTCCTTTCCTGCCACCTCCCCCTATGTCCCCAGGGCTGCCCAAGCAGGTCTGGACAGGGCTGGTGGCTGCAGGTCCCAGCATTCCAGAAGGGGCCTGGGTGGCCGGGCCCCAGGGACCGGAGGGGGAGGGAGTTAACCCCTCGGAGTCCAGAGGCATCCTGTCAGGGCCGGCAGAACCACGCTGGTGCACTCCATCTTCCTGAACATACATGCACTCACGCCACACACCCGCACACACATTCCCTCACCCAGACACACGCTGAAACGCATGAGACCTCACTCTCCCTGTGACCCAGGCACCCCTCAGGCCAGCGAGGCAATGGAAACAGCTTGTGCGTAATGCATTCCAAAACAATCCGTCCTCCCCGGGGCCTCTCAGTCCCAGGCAAGGAGGGCACGGGGTGGAGTGGGTGCGGGGCTTCCTCCTCTGAGTCGTGGGGTCCCCATTCTCTCCATTCGGGCATTCAAGGCTTCTGACCCaacccttctccacttcccaGCTCAGGCCTCAGATCAGAGTAGCGGGCACCCCGACCCCTTCGGCTTCCTCCCAGGGAGGGGTGTGGGGGGCACATTCCAGGGGAGGTCCTACTACAGGCGGGCCAGCCTCCAGCTCGGCCATCCCTGACCCTCGTCCGGTCCGGGGCAGCGGATGCTGCAGTCAGAGGTTTCCTTCCTGGCGCCCCCTTCTCGGACTCTCCCGTGACACAGAgaaaggtggggaggggcagcagcCCAG
The genomic region above belongs to Equus caballus isolate H_3958 breed thoroughbred chromosome 2, TB-T2T, whole genome shotgun sequence and contains:
- the TINAGL1 gene encoding tubulointerstitial nephritis antigen-like isoform X2, with the protein product MWRCPLGLLLLLLLAGELALGARRGRGRRELAPALHLRGIRDAGGRYCQEQDLCCRGRADECALPYLGVTCYCDLFCNRTVSDCCPDFWDFCLGVPPPFPPVQGCVHRGRVYPVLGTYWDNCNRCTCQEKGQWECDQEPCLVDQDMINAINQGNYGWRAGNHSAFWGMTLDEGIRYRLGTIRPSSSVTSMNEIHTVLGPGEVLPTAFEASEKWPNLIHEPLDQGNCAGSWAFSTAAVASDRVSIHSLGHMTPVLSPQNLLSCDTHNQQGCRGGHLDGAWWFLRRRGVVSDHCYPFSGRERDEAGPAPRCMMHSRAMGRGKRQATAHCPNSRVHTNDIYQVTPAYRLGSSEKEIMKELMENGPVQALMEVHEDFFLYQGGVYSHTPVSHGRPERYRRHGTHSVKITGWGEETLPDGRTLKYWTAANSWGPAWGERGHFRIVRGANECDIESFVLGVWGRVGMEDMGHH
- the TINAGL1 gene encoding tubulointerstitial nephritis antigen-like isoform X1, with the translated sequence MALHTQHSAWPGSQTQSQVGIPPKGTAALGDLGGQSGAPSPSRKSQLRSYATAGANAPEPGPPAARPGRCGGRDGTKGGPAPRSSLDFECPAGGGAGARRRRRAGQPGPSPLPSPGCVHRGRVYPVLGTYWDNCNRCTCQEKGQWECDQEPCLVDQDMINAINQGNYGWRAGNHSAFWGMTLDEGIRYRLGTIRPSSSVTSMNEIHTVLGPGEVLPTAFEASEKWPNLIHEPLDQGNCAGSWAFSTAAVASDRVSIHSLGHMTPVLSPQNLLSCDTHNQQGCRGGHLDGAWWFLRRRGVVSDHCYPFSGRERDEAGPAPRCMMHSRAMGRGKRQATAHCPNSRVHTNDIYQVTPAYRLGSSEKEIMKELMENGPVQALMEVHEDFFLYQGGVYSHTPVSHGRPERYRRHGTHSVKITGWGEETLPDGRTLKYWTAANSWGPAWGERGHFRIVRGANECDIESFVLGVWGRVGMEDMGHH